The following proteins are co-located in the Komagataeibacter sp. FNDCF1 genome:
- a CDS encoding recombinase family protein translates to MKVALYARYSSENQRDASIEDQLRLCRLHAEKQGWTIVDSYTDRAISGASLLRPGIQELIQDATRGRFTIVLAEAMDRLSRDQEDIAGLFKRMTFSGVRIITLSEGDVTHLHIGLKGTMNALFLKDLAEKVRRGLRGRVEDGKSGGGNSYGYDVVRQFDAKGERIRGDRTINEDEARTVRRIFTDYTRGKSSRTIAMELNRDGVPGPQGREWGPSTIHGNRERGTGILNNEMYVGRLVWNRLRYLKDPDTGKRVSRLNPESEWVIQDVPELRIVAQDMWDAVKARQAETTFSQPERGNEALNERRRPRHLFAGLIRCGCCGGGYSMISKDLLGCSTARNKGTCDNRLNIRRDALEASVLSGLRTHLMEPDLFKEFCNEFTREVNRMRMELGADLAAMRNEIPRIDRELDKLLNLILASDDIEASKRVMKKMTVLEARKEELEQKVTNTEEPPHLLHPNMAEIYQQRIASLYESLQAEETKTEAAERLRTLVSQITLQPADGELAIILRGDLAAILQFAAHKKNATIHPDSGVLDAFVSQVSLVAGNRTLRSRRNVANGHSQASLVAGAGLLLKLRQSQGENKAGLDNCFGKIFSALA, encoded by the coding sequence GTGAAGGTCGCGCTTTATGCCCGCTATTCGTCCGAAAACCAGCGTGATGCCTCGATCGAGGATCAGTTGCGCCTCTGCCGGCTTCACGCGGAAAAGCAGGGCTGGACGATCGTCGACAGTTACACGGACCGGGCGATCTCGGGTGCCTCCCTGCTCCGCCCCGGCATTCAGGAACTGATCCAGGACGCCACGCGCGGCCGCTTCACGATCGTGCTGGCCGAAGCCATGGACCGACTGTCACGCGACCAGGAGGATATCGCCGGTCTGTTCAAACGGATGACCTTCTCCGGCGTGCGGATCATCACCTTGTCCGAGGGCGACGTTACACACCTGCATATCGGCCTCAAGGGTACGATGAACGCCCTGTTCCTCAAGGATCTGGCCGAGAAGGTCCGGCGTGGCCTGCGCGGACGCGTCGAGGACGGCAAGTCCGGCGGTGGTAATTCCTATGGCTATGACGTGGTACGACAGTTTGACGCGAAGGGTGAGCGCATTCGCGGCGACCGGACCATCAACGAGGACGAGGCCCGCACAGTCAGGCGGATCTTCACCGATTACACGCGGGGCAAGTCGTCGCGCACGATCGCCATGGAACTGAACCGTGACGGCGTTCCGGGGCCACAGGGCCGTGAGTGGGGGCCGTCCACCATTCATGGCAATCGGGAACGCGGCACCGGTATCCTCAACAACGAGATGTACGTCGGGCGCCTGGTCTGGAACCGGCTGCGCTATCTGAAGGATCCCGATACCGGCAAGCGCGTTTCACGCCTCAATCCTGAATCCGAATGGGTGATTCAGGACGTGCCGGAACTGCGGATTGTCGCGCAGGATATGTGGGATGCCGTGAAGGCGCGCCAGGCCGAGACGACTTTCAGCCAGCCCGAACGGGGAAACGAGGCGCTCAATGAGCGCCGCCGCCCCCGTCATCTCTTTGCCGGGTTGATCCGTTGCGGCTGTTGTGGCGGCGGCTACAGCATGATCTCGAAGGATCTGCTCGGCTGCTCGACGGCACGCAACAAGGGCACCTGCGACAACCGGTTGAACATCCGTCGCGACGCGCTGGAGGCATCGGTCCTGAGCGGGCTGCGCACGCACCTGATGGAACCGGACCTGTTCAAGGAATTCTGCAATGAGTTCACCCGCGAAGTGAACCGCATGCGCATGGAACTGGGTGCCGACCTTGCAGCGATGCGGAATGAAATTCCTCGCATAGACAGGGAGTTGGATAAACTGCTGAATCTTATCCTTGCCTCAGATGACATTGAGGCCTCCAAGCGGGTCATGAAGAAAATGACGGTGCTCGAAGCCCGCAAGGAGGAACTGGAACAGAAGGTTACCAATACCGAGGAGCCGCCTCATCTTCTCCATCCAAACATGGCGGAGATCTACCAGCAGCGGATCGCGTCTCTCTATGAAAGCCTTCAGGCCGAGGAGACGAAGACCGAGGCGGCCGAGCGCCTGCGCACGCTCGTCTCGCAGATCACGCTCCAGCCGGCCGATGGCGAACTGGCGATCATCCTGCGCGGCGACCTGGCGGCGATCCTTCAGTTCGCGGCGCATAAGAAAAACGCCACGATCCATCCGGACAGTGGCGTTCTTGATGCGTTCGTATCACAAGTATCGTTGGTTGCGGGGAACCGCACACTACGATCCCGGCGAAATGTGGCGAATGGTCATTCGCAAGCGTCGTTGGTTGCGGGGGCAGGATTGCTTCTCAAGTTGCGACAATCGCAAGGTGAGAATAAAGCGGGTTTAGATAATTGTTTTGGAAAGATTTTTTCTGCGCTCGCTTGA
- a CDS encoding type II toxin-antitoxin system VapC family toxin, protein MKLLLDTHALIWWLAGDEHLSRRAQEVIADEDNVIAVSAASAMEVATKFRIGKLAGAALLAQDFEAIVAGQGFVELPISVTHARLAGEMNIVHKDPFDRFLIAQAQAEGMMLISNEALFDNFAVNRLW, encoded by the coding sequence TTGAAGTTACTGCTTGATACACATGCGTTGATCTGGTGGCTGGCGGGCGACGAGCATTTGAGTCGTCGCGCTCAGGAAGTCATAGCGGATGAAGATAATGTCATAGCCGTGAGCGCAGCGTCGGCCATGGAAGTCGCAACCAAGTTCCGCATCGGTAAACTGGCGGGAGCGGCCCTGTTGGCGCAGGATTTTGAGGCTATTGTTGCCGGGCAGGGGTTCGTTGAATTGCCAATCAGCGTTACTCATGCCCGTCTCGCGGGCGAGATGAACATTGTTCATAAAGACCCGTTTGACCGTTTCCTGATTGCCCAGGCGCAGGCCGAGGGTATGATGCTGATCTCCAACGAGGCTTTGTTTGATAACTTCGCCGTCAATCGTCTTTGGTGA
- a CDS encoding type II toxin-antitoxin system Phd/YefM family antitoxin produces the protein MAQFSVHDAKTNLSRLIAEALAGGDVVIARGSVPVVRLVPVEPQGRRVFGALKGKINLDETFNETLPDDELDGWNLA, from the coding sequence ATGGCCCAGTTTTCGGTTCACGATGCCAAAACCAACCTGTCTCGCCTGATTGCCGAAGCGCTTGCGGGTGGTGATGTGGTGATCGCGCGTGGTTCTGTACCCGTCGTGCGCCTTGTGCCGGTGGAACCGCAGGGGCGTCGCGTGTTTGGGGCGCTCAAAGGCAAGATCAATCTGGATGAGACCTTTAATGAGACCCTACCCGACGATGAACTTGATGGGTGGAATCTCGCTTGA
- a CDS encoding DNA-binding protein, which yields MSCSSSLINIANPLVLDTSVLINLHACKYGERILAAIPNDILVPEIVAGELEHETSRRNGEHGFLYSLVRNGTVTLAGLTETEYKIFYELTSIAPSLDDGEAATIAVAATRNFLSVIDEKRGRARALAKARAAGWSLDIFRHPAVLTTLGDQSAIDALYLALRDGRMRIPPESADSVIGIIGIERSRDCTCLPGYRDRFARGPNRSIDVGSNAAADLEAGE from the coding sequence ATGAGTTGCTCAAGCTCGCTGATTAATATCGCGAACCCGCTGGTTCTCGACACTAGTGTTCTGATCAACCTTCACGCCTGCAAATACGGCGAACGGATACTCGCAGCCATTCCCAACGATATTCTCGTCCCCGAGATTGTGGCTGGAGAACTGGAACACGAGACAAGCCGTAGGAATGGGGAGCACGGTTTCCTGTACAGTCTCGTGAGGAATGGAACCGTGACGCTCGCCGGTCTGACCGAAACGGAGTACAAGATTTTTTATGAACTCACGTCGATCGCGCCTTCGCTGGACGATGGCGAGGCGGCAACGATCGCTGTTGCCGCGACTAGAAACTTCTTATCCGTCATCGACGAAAAAAGAGGACGAGCTCGCGCCCTCGCCAAAGCGCGAGCGGCGGGCTGGTCACTAGATATCTTCCGTCATCCAGCTGTGCTTACCACCCTCGGTGATCAATCCGCCATCGACGCGCTCTATCTCGCCCTTCGCGACGGTCGCATGCGGATACCCCCAGAAAGCGCGGATAGCGTGATCGGAATTATTGGTATCGAGCGTTCGCGCGATTGCACCTGCCTCCCTGGCTACCGGGACCGATTTGCAAGGGGGCCCAATCGATCCATCGACGTGGGATCTAACGCCGCCGCAGATCTGGAGGCCGGAGAGTGA
- a CDS encoding XRE family transcriptional regulator codes for MADLNELSAQEIGRRLRIARENADIRQDDAAQVIGMSRPTLVSIEKGVRRVRVQEIQMLARHYGVSVNALLRREAVHTDLMPRFRKLRETEDAHTTEAILLFNDLIKADVEMENILGIQRRRNYPPARGINDGDVVALAETHAKELRDWLGLGPGPIADIFSVIELGLGIRLYQRRLSSNSKVAGLFTYDESIGACILLNANHPLPRRIQSAAHEVGHFYGTRQTPEVLEDDEKFLSRDERYANAFGRAFLTPAESFSESFRQLKEITGKTTRRLIILLAQQYNISRQACGLRLEELSLVKRGTWAWFENNGGITDDHVREVLGEMTDRRDPAKSDADRPISHRLSLMAHAAWKRGLMSEGQLAELLKVGRVELRGIVDQIELEERETDELLKLAD; via the coding sequence ATGGCCGATTTGAATGAGCTGAGCGCGCAAGAAATAGGACGTCGACTGCGCATCGCGCGGGAGAACGCGGATATCCGGCAGGATGACGCGGCCCAAGTCATAGGTATGTCCCGCCCGACGTTGGTATCTATTGAGAAGGGCGTGCGCCGTGTGCGCGTCCAGGAAATCCAGATGTTGGCTCGTCACTACGGCGTGTCTGTGAACGCACTCCTTCGCAGGGAAGCCGTCCACACCGATTTGATGCCTCGCTTCCGGAAACTGCGTGAGACGGAAGATGCACACACCACCGAGGCCATTCTGCTCTTCAACGATCTGATCAAGGCGGACGTTGAAATGGAGAACATTCTAGGGATCCAGCGACGGAGAAATTACCCGCCGGCGCGCGGCATTAATGACGGTGATGTTGTTGCGTTGGCGGAAACGCATGCCAAAGAACTACGCGATTGGCTGGGTCTCGGCCCAGGGCCGATTGCCGACATCTTTTCGGTTATCGAGCTGGGCCTCGGCATCCGCTTGTATCAGCGCCGCCTTTCTTCGAACTCGAAGGTGGCGGGCCTATTTACTTACGACGAAAGCATCGGCGCCTGCATTCTTCTCAACGCTAACCATCCATTGCCACGTCGCATCCAATCCGCGGCTCATGAAGTCGGCCATTTCTATGGCACCCGGCAAACCCCGGAAGTGCTCGAGGATGATGAGAAATTCCTGTCCCGTGATGAACGCTACGCAAACGCCTTTGGCCGCGCGTTCCTGACGCCGGCAGAAAGCTTCTCGGAAAGCTTTCGCCAACTAAAGGAGATAACTGGAAAGACGACCCGACGCCTGATTATCCTCCTTGCCCAACAGTACAACATCTCGCGCCAGGCTTGCGGTCTCAGGCTCGAAGAATTGAGTCTCGTCAAGCGCGGCACCTGGGCCTGGTTCGAGAACAACGGCGGCATCACCGACGATCATGTTCGGGAGGTTCTGGGCGAAATGACGGATCGCCGCGATCCGGCAAAGAGTGACGCCGATCGACCGATCTCGCACCGCCTGAGCCTTATGGCGCACGCCGCCTGGAAACGTGGATTGATGTCCGAAGGGCAATTGGCCGAATTGCTGAAGGTGGGTCGAGTAGAGCTTCGCGGCATTGTTGATCAAATCGAGCTTGAGGAAAGAGAGACGGATGAGTTGCTCAAGCTCGCTGATTAA
- a CDS encoding 7-cyano-7-deazaguanine synthase, whose amino-acid sequence MSARTHDSPVSGKHLFVIEKGQKPGRALPKGVVTAEVGRHIRFNAAVLDTFDVKGFQSLHYDILVLCAAIEFADRRWKRPLGWRRTLEVTVPVIDLESWQKPAVLKSLHGALNHLTGDTWRFSFVGAKDRSPIGARQIPLNFGKTKTFAVAYSDGLDSRAVSALSGDQDEALCIRIAGKRQRRKTGDSFFTQIPFKVEGYRGYESSFRSRGFQFAAVAAIAAQLSNVARIMVPESGQGALGPVLLPLHNIYPDYRNHPTFFRKMERFITALLGYRGKFEQPRLWSTKGQTLRAFLDIPGKTERHLTSTHSCWQSRRVVNVGGRKQCGLCAACLLRRVSLHAAGVNEARDAYVVFDLGATDASNALSVIPLKADRDIMVEYGSVGARHLQHLAELAGLPDEALRLHASQIGVAIGESTEETLKKLRIMLGTHAVEWRAFLSAQGEQSFLKSWMDGGRYGRFE is encoded by the coding sequence GTGAGCGCCCGTACACATGATTCACCCGTATCGGGCAAGCACCTGTTCGTTATCGAGAAGGGGCAAAAGCCCGGCCGCGCTCTCCCAAAGGGCGTTGTAACGGCGGAAGTCGGCCGGCACATTCGCTTCAACGCAGCGGTTCTGGATACATTCGACGTGAAGGGCTTCCAGTCGCTGCATTACGACATTCTGGTCTTGTGTGCCGCCATTGAGTTTGCTGACCGACGTTGGAAGCGCCCGCTTGGGTGGCGCCGGACCCTGGAAGTGACCGTTCCAGTCATCGATCTCGAAAGTTGGCAGAAGCCAGCGGTTTTGAAGAGCCTTCATGGCGCCTTGAACCACCTGACCGGCGACACGTGGCGATTTTCCTTCGTTGGAGCGAAAGATCGCTCACCCATCGGTGCTCGGCAGATTCCGCTGAACTTCGGCAAGACCAAGACCTTCGCCGTCGCTTACAGCGACGGCTTGGATTCGCGTGCGGTCTCTGCGTTGAGTGGCGACCAGGACGAGGCCCTATGCATTCGAATCGCCGGCAAGCGCCAGCGCCGGAAAACCGGAGACAGCTTTTTCACGCAGATTCCGTTCAAGGTCGAGGGATATCGCGGATACGAAAGCAGCTTCCGATCGCGCGGATTCCAGTTTGCAGCAGTAGCAGCAATTGCCGCGCAGCTTTCTAACGTGGCGCGTATCATGGTCCCCGAGAGCGGACAGGGTGCGCTTGGGCCGGTATTGCTGCCTCTGCACAATATCTATCCCGACTATCGCAACCATCCGACTTTCTTCCGAAAGATGGAGCGATTCATTACGGCACTGCTGGGCTATCGGGGCAAGTTTGAGCAGCCACGTTTGTGGTCGACGAAGGGACAGACGCTACGCGCATTCCTGGATATTCCCGGAAAAACCGAACGGCATCTGACGAGCACGCATTCCTGCTGGCAGAGCCGCCGCGTGGTGAATGTCGGCGGTCGAAAGCAGTGCGGCTTGTGTGCTGCCTGTTTGCTCAGACGCGTTAGTTTGCATGCAGCTGGTGTTAACGAGGCGCGAGACGCGTATGTCGTGTTCGATCTGGGCGCTACTGACGCGAGCAACGCCCTATCCGTCATACCCTTGAAGGCCGATCGGGACATCATGGTCGAATATGGAAGCGTGGGCGCACGGCACCTGCAGCACCTTGCCGAGCTCGCCGGGTTGCCTGATGAGGCCCTTCGCTTACACGCCTCGCAGATCGGGGTGGCAATCGGGGAAAGCACTGAGGAAACGCTGAAGAAGTTAAGGATAATGTTGGGTACGCATGCCGTGGAATGGCGGGCATTTCTGTCCGCGCAAGGAGAGCAAAGCTTTTTGAAGAGCTGGATGGATGGAGGGCGCTATGGCCGATTTGAATGA
- a CDS encoding AraC family transcriptional regulator has translation MTGNSTPQALRVVGILQWIEENLHEPLSVERISQHAGLSAYHFSRLFTAHTGRSVMAHVRHRRLVQAVQCLAATPDVRLVDLAFDSGFDSQEAFIRAFSRTFGSSPGRVQRAYWQAYSGRAKNLPNTPEDRPHIERIPGHIYRKSFTIAGLAHHFEERARSAIPGLWRRLSEFFPNHLNNVEAYGVMSCSDRQLGSFLYMAGIPIDYNYLYQPQLKQTTIPENTYVVFRITLGNGPSHPQIAKAIEEIWKIVTLDPDMTPTPDPDFEVYDRNFRYGTSGSIVNYYMPIRM, from the coding sequence ATGACCGGCAACAGCACACCTCAAGCACTACGTGTCGTAGGTATCCTCCAATGGATAGAGGAAAACCTCCACGAGCCGCTGTCTGTTGAGCGTATTTCTCAACATGCAGGCCTGTCTGCATATCATTTCTCTCGGCTCTTCACAGCTCATACTGGCCGCAGCGTAATGGCTCATGTCCGCCATCGCCGTCTTGTTCAAGCCGTTCAGTGCCTTGCCGCCACTCCTGATGTTCGCCTCGTAGATCTTGCATTTGATAGCGGTTTCGACTCACAGGAGGCATTTATTCGGGCCTTCAGTCGAACTTTTGGTAGCTCACCCGGAAGAGTGCAGCGCGCCTATTGGCAAGCTTACTCAGGTCGGGCCAAAAATCTCCCAAATACCCCTGAAGATCGGCCGCATATTGAAAGAATACCAGGCCATATTTACCGAAAGAGCTTCACTATCGCGGGACTAGCCCATCACTTTGAAGAGAGAGCACGATCGGCAATTCCCGGCCTTTGGCGCCGCCTCAGTGAATTTTTTCCGAATCACCTAAACAATGTCGAAGCATATGGCGTGATGTCATGTTCAGATAGGCAGCTTGGGTCGTTTCTCTATATGGCCGGGATACCAATTGATTATAATTATCTATATCAACCACAATTAAAACAGACGACCATACCAGAAAATACTTACGTCGTATTTCGCATTACGTTAGGAAATGGGCCATCGCACCCTCAGATTGCAAAAGCAATCGAAGAAATATGGAAAATAGTCACTTTAGACCCTGATATGACTCCGACACCTGACCCAGACTTTGAAGTGTACGATCGAAATTTTCGCTATGGGACGTCAGGGTCAATAGTGAATTACTATATGCCAATTCGGATGTAG
- a CDS encoding alpha/beta fold hydrolase, with protein sequence MNATSISPYHPKISHSRLNIFVFSLFSLLFLPNETMAFPVGERHFVATEVSAEKRNADHQDKLRVTIWYPALNGSDEQSLDIGPVNDPRFKPGSAAPDAPFFDTQRRPVILLSHGFGGSARIMAWFGTALAREGYIVIAPDHPGNNSLDPMTLGGALLFWKRPADLATALHAAETEPLIREHLDLSRVGVAGFSAGGFTSLSVAGARVDLSKLLAFCKAQPTDGVCAPQKEFPISYQNSTSFFKKPEVVSDVALAGDDMSIPEVKAAFVMAPALVQSFNPTSLRQIKIPVTIIAGDSDITAPPSTNADIAASLISGSQIYHLPKVTHYDFLSECGPNSIAHIDICHSLRDRKQIHQDVLYSALNFFDKTLQNSKK encoded by the coding sequence ATGAACGCAACAAGCATCTCTCCATACCATCCAAAAATAAGCCACTCTCGCCTCAATATATTTGTCTTTTCTTTATTTTCATTACTATTTCTTCCAAACGAAACTATGGCCTTCCCAGTTGGGGAAAGACATTTTGTTGCAACTGAGGTTTCGGCGGAAAAGCGTAATGCGGACCATCAAGACAAACTTCGCGTCACCATTTGGTACCCAGCGTTAAATGGTAGCGATGAGCAGTCTTTAGATATCGGACCCGTCAATGATCCGCGCTTCAAACCCGGCTCGGCCGCACCTGACGCCCCCTTTTTTGACACTCAACGCCGCCCTGTAATCCTACTTTCACATGGTTTCGGCGGATCTGCACGAATCATGGCGTGGTTTGGAACTGCCCTTGCTCGCGAGGGATATATCGTTATCGCGCCAGACCATCCGGGAAATAACTCTCTCGATCCCATGACTTTAGGAGGGGCTCTTTTATTCTGGAAACGGCCGGCAGATCTTGCAACCGCTCTCCACGCCGCTGAAACTGAACCTCTTATCAGAGAGCATCTCGACTTATCACGCGTCGGGGTTGCAGGCTTTTCCGCAGGTGGCTTCACAAGCCTATCCGTCGCTGGCGCACGAGTAGATTTATCTAAATTATTGGCATTCTGCAAAGCGCAACCTACTGACGGTGTATGCGCGCCTCAAAAAGAGTTTCCCATTAGTTACCAGAATTCTACTTCATTTTTCAAAAAGCCAGAAGTAGTATCCGACGTCGCACTTGCCGGTGACGATATGTCGATACCCGAGGTAAAGGCCGCTTTTGTAATGGCACCAGCTTTAGTGCAAAGCTTTAACCCGACCAGTCTGAGACAAATAAAAATACCGGTAACCATTATAGCAGGAGATTCAGACATTACTGCTCCTCCAAGCACAAATGCGGATATCGCAGCCTCATTAATATCTGGCTCACAGATTTATCATTTACCGAAGGTCACACACTATGACTTTCTATCCGAATGCGGTCCAAACTCAATCGCACACATTGATATTTGCCATTCGCTACGAGATCGAAAACAAATACATCAAGACGTTCTTTATTCCGCTTTAAATTTTTTTGATAAAACACTTCAAAATTCAAAAAAATAA